One part of the Anguilla anguilla isolate fAngAng1 chromosome 11, fAngAng1.pri, whole genome shotgun sequence genome encodes these proteins:
- the sall4 gene encoding sal-like protein 4 isoform X1, which yields MSRRKQAKPQHINSEEPGSAENGALRDDPAEDDGIEAKRSRMEDPRVCDGCCAEFFEPSEFLEHQRSCTKSQQVVIMKEGDGMVPCDFSQGSPDGFPGDHSESQPRGDQRLQGDTGLTERMEEEEEEEGEGDGEELQPCTDEAPKRAEAEMGETSASPDRIYLSAAKVQDTNVTLESMPATRVAVTQHSSSRTKSPPSFSASSLASSSSLHANLHAIPMILEQLVSLQQQQLQQIQLTEQIRIQVAMMAPQSLHSALGAAVDPLKALGAHLSQQLSAAAALIGKRTGSQSLSLEALKQASHLPHSNAGLVPLPGGMQAGPAPPKSDLPKGLPDLASRLPALLPQSPGAMAFQNPFAGMAAALDSSKKGKVKLPSPAVDPKVASGEHQFKHKCKFCGKTFGNDSALQIHLRSHTGERPYKCNICGNRFTTKGNLKVHFQRHKEKYPHIRMNPHPVPEHLDNIPTSSGIPYGMSMPIEESNFVDGKPHLGLPSAGFHPSVLQGLKPTFDGPLGGDVYSQRPPSSGSDGASISSGMFNQEMGADHSQEPPGGLGTLHHHVNGNGLPGDHGSGTAKLQQMVDCLEKKTGDPNECVICHRVLSCQSSLKMHYRTHTGERPYKCKICGRAFSTKGNLKAHYGVHRANTPLKMQHSCPICQKKFTNAVVLQQHIRMHMGGQIPNTPLPESPFEGQEAADPTPTPPEEEKALDMSSFHDESLEEPENEMNPRERPHGFSEPLPPLPPPNSKEELPQPPHPPSMFSGIAALENHMKNLASALNLQRQASSDGSDGVPKEPISALPGDQEYQNGRSPAVSDSISFQSSSPVDSQLGSSRSKSPDPTVPDDCSRMAFRPDSDGGPHDPESNGALDLTSASFTPRPIKEEPGLSFSNGEYGSSHMPYMRVPPSLVKLEMQTPPESPMGAHSLFGHPMSLGGGVQPPSTSAARRSAKQHLCNVCGKNFSSASALQIHERTHTGEKPFACTICGRAFTTKGNLKVHVGTHMWNNSARRGQRLSLDNPMAMMALGPESKIMPEMMPSHKDMAPPPMNFDPTMWNQYAAAFTNGLSMKTNEISVIQNGGIPMPGSLAGGPLVGSTGGLVKMDGSQSGLPASMAEMEKNGGESVPKSQFPHFMEESKIAVN from the exons GTGCTCTTCGGGACGATCCAGCGGAGGATGACGGGATCGAGGCAAAGCGGAGTCGCATGGAGGACCCCCGCGTGTGCGACGGCTGCTGCGCGGAGTTCTTCGAGCCTTCCGAGTTCCTGGAGCACCAGAGGAGCTGCACCAAGAGCCAGCAGGTGGTCATCATGAAGGAGGGCGACGGAATGGTGCCGTGCGACTTCTCACAAGGCTCCCCTGACGGTTTCCCGGGCGACCACAGCGAAAGTCAGCCTCGCGGCGACCAGCGGCTGCAAGGAGATACGGGTTTAACggagaggatggaggaggaggaagaggaggagggcgagggcgaTGGGGAAGAGCTGCAACCATGCACCGACGAGGCACCAAAACGGGCGGAGGCAGAGATGGGTGAGACCTCTGCCAGCCCTGACAGGATCTACTTGTCAGCCGCCAAAGTGCAAGACACAAACGTGACTCTGGAGTCCATGCCTGCTACCAGAGTGGCGGTGACGCAGCACTCGTCCAGCCGGACAAAGTCTCCACCCTCCTTCTCGGCCTCCTCTttggcctcctcttcctccttgcACGCCAACCTGCATGCTATCCCCATGATCCTGGAGCAGCTGGTcagcctgcagcagcagcagctgcagcagatccAGCTGACGGAACAGATCCGGATCCAGGTGGCCATGATGGCGCCCCAGAGCCTGCACTCTGCCCTGGGGGCCGCCGTAGACCCGCTCAAAGCCCTGGGGGCACACCTGTCCCAGCAGCTCTCGGCTGCTGCCGCCCTCATTGGCAAGAGGACTGGCTCGCAGAGCCTGTCCCTGGAAGCCCTAAAGCAAGCAAGCCACTTGCCTCACTCCAACGCTGGTCTTGTTCCCCTCCCGGGAGGCATGcaggctggccccgccccccccaaatcaGATTTGCCAAAAGGCCTCCCCGACCTTGCCAGCCGGCTCCCCGCTCTGCTTCCCCAGTCCCCGGGAGCAATGGCTTTCCAGAACCCATTTGCTGGCATGGCGGCTGCCCTGGACTCCTCCAAAAAGGGGAAAGTCAAACTCCCCAGTCCAGCTGTGGATCCAAAGGTGGCCTCTGGAGAACACCAGTTCAAGCATAAGTGCAAGTTCTGTGGCAAGACATTTGGGAACGACAGCGCCCTCCAGATTCACCTGCGTTCGCACACCGGCGAGAGGCCCTACAAGTGCAACATTTGCGGGAACCGCTTTACCACCAAGGGAAACCTCAAGGTGCACTTCCAGAGGCACAAGGAGAAGTACCCACACATACGGATGAACCCTCACCCTGTCCCAGAGCACCTGGACAACATCCCCACCAGCAGCGGCATACCGTACGGCATGTCCATGCCTATTGAAGAGTCCAATTTTGTTGATGGCAAGCCACATCTGGGTCTTCCCTCGGCAGGCTTCCACCCTTCTGTGCTGCAGGGCCTCAAGCCCACTTTTGATGGTCCCCTGGGGGGTGATGTGTACTCTCAAAGACCTCCCTCTTCTGGAAGCGACGGGGCCTCAATCTCCTCTGGCATGTTCAACCAGGAGATGGGTGCCGACCATTCCCAGGAGCCCCCAGGAGGTCTGggcactctccaccaccacgTGAATGGCAACGGGCTGCCCGGTGACCATGGTTCAGGCACAGCCAAGCTGCAGCAGATGGTGGACTGCCTGGAGAAGAAGACTGGTGACCCCAACGAGTGCGTCATCTGCCACCGGGTTCTGAGCTGCCAGAGCTCACTAAAGATGCACTACCGCACGCACACGGGCGAGCGACCTTACAAGTGCAAGATCTGCGGCCGAGCCTTCTCCACAAAGGGAAACCTGAAGGCCCACTACGGCGTCCACCGAGCCAACACGCCGCTGAAGATGCAGCACTCCTGTCCCATCTGCCAGAAGAAGTTCACCAACGCTGTGGTGCTGCAGCAGCACATCCGCATGCACATGGGCGGCCAGATCCCCAACACCCCTCTCCCAGAGAGTCCCTTTGAGGGCCAGGAGGCTGcggaccccacccccaccccccctgaaGAGGAGAAGGCCCTGGACATGAGCAGCTTCCATGACGAGAGCTTGGAGGAGCCCGAGAACGAGATGAACCCCAGGGAGAGGCCCCACGGGTTCTCTGAGCCCCTGCCCCCTTTGCCTCCCCCAAACTCGAAGGAAGAGCTGCcgcagcccccccacccaccatccATGTTTTCGGGTATTGCTGCTTTGGAGAACCACATGAAGAACCTTGCGTCTGCCCTAAACCTGCAGCGGCAGGCCAGCTCTGATGGGAGTGATGGGGTCCCTAAAGAGCCGATCTCTGCCCTGCCAGGGGACCAGGAGTACCAGAATGGCAGGAGCCCTGCTGTCTCGGATTCCATCTCCTTCCAGTCCTCATCTCCAGTCGACAGCCAGCTGGGGAGCAGTCGGTCCAAGTCTCCTGATCCCACTGTCCCTGATGACTGCAGCAGGATGGCATTCCGACCCGACTCTGACGGCGGGCCCCATGACCCAGAATCCAATGGTGCTCTGGACCTGACGTCAGCCAGTTTCACCCCCAGGCCTATCAAGGAGGAGCCTGGCCTGTCTTTTTCAAATGGTGAATATG GCTCAAGCCACATGCCTTACATGCGTGTCCCTCCAAGTCTAGTTAAGCTGGAGATGCAGACCCCTCCAGAGAGCCCCATGGGGGCCCACAGCCTATTTGGGCACCCCATGtccctgggagggggggtgcagccACCCTCTACCTCGGCTGCCCGCCGTTCTGCCAAACAGCACCTCTGCAACGTGTGCGGGAAGAACTTCTCCTCGGCCAGCGCCCTGCAGATCCACGAGCGCACGCACACTGGAGAGAAGCCCTTCGCCTGTACAATTTGTGGCAGAGCCTTCACTACGAAGGGCAACCTCAAG GTGCATGTTGGGACTCACATGTGGAATAACTCTGCAAGGCGGGGTCAGAGGCTGTCTTTAGACAACCCCATGGCGATGATGGCGCTGGGACCTGAGTCCAAGATCATGCCGGAGATGATGCCATCCCATAAGGACATGGCCCCGCCGCCGATGAACTTCGACCCCACCATGTGGAACCAGTACGCGGCCGCGTTCACAAACGGCCTGAGCATGAAGACCAATGAGATCTCTGTCATTCAGAACGGGGGCATTCCCATGCCCGGAAGCCTGGCTGGTGGTCCCCTTGTTGGCTCGACCGGAGGCTTGGTGAAGATGGACGGGTCCCAGTCTGGCCTTCCCGCCTCGATGGCGGAAATGGAAAAGAATGGTGGGGAGAGTGTGCCAAAATCCcagttcccccattttatggAAGAGAGCAAAATCGCGGTGAATTAA
- the sall4 gene encoding sal-like protein 4 isoform X2: MSRRKQAKPQHINSEEPGSAENGALRDDPAEDDGIEAKRSRMEDPRVCDGCCAEFFEPSEFLEHQRSCTKSQQVVIMKEGDGMVPCDFSQGSPDGFPGDHSESQPRGDQRLQGDTGLTERMEEEEEEEGEGDGEELQPCTDEAPKRAEAEMGETSASPDRIYLSAAKVQDTNVTLESMPATRVAVTQHSSSRTKSPPSFSASSLASSSSLHANLHAIPMILEQLVSLQQQQLQQIQLTEQIRIQVAMMAPQSLHSALGAAVDPLKALGAHLSQQLSAAAALIGKRTGSQSLSLEALKQASHLPHSNAGLVPLPGGMQAGPAPPKSDLPKGLPDLASRLPALLPQSPGAMAFQNPFAGMAAALDSSKKGKVKLPSPAVDPKVASGEHQFKHKCKFCGKTFGNDSALQIHLRSHTGERPYKCNICGNRFTTKGNLKVHFQRHKEKYPHIRMNPHPVPEHLDNIPTSSGIPYGMSMPIEESNFVDGKPHLGLPSAGFHPSVLQGLKPTFDGPLGGDVYSQRPPSSGSDGASISSGMFNQEMGADHSQEPPGGLGTLHHHVNGNGLPGDHGSGTAKLQQMVDCLEKKTGDPNECVICHRVLSCQSSLKMHYRTHTGERPYKCKICGRAFSTKGNLKAHYGVHRANTPLKMQHSCPICQKKFTNAVVLQQHIRMHMGGQIPNTPLPESPFEGQEAADPTPTPPEEEKALDMSSFHDESLEEPENEMNPRERPHGFSEPLPPLPPPNSKEELPQPPHPPSMFSGIAALENHMKNLASALNLQRQASSDGSDGVPKEPISALPGDQEYQNGRSPAVSDSISFQSSSPVDSQLGSSRSKSPDPTVPDDCSRMAFRPDSDGGPHDPESNGALDLTSASFTPRPIKEEPGLSFSNGSSHMPYMRVPPSLVKLEMQTPPESPMGAHSLFGHPMSLGGGVQPPSTSAARRSAKQHLCNVCGKNFSSASALQIHERTHTGEKPFACTICGRAFTTKGNLKVHVGTHMWNNSARRGQRLSLDNPMAMMALGPESKIMPEMMPSHKDMAPPPMNFDPTMWNQYAAAFTNGLSMKTNEISVIQNGGIPMPGSLAGGPLVGSTGGLVKMDGSQSGLPASMAEMEKNGGESVPKSQFPHFMEESKIAVN; this comes from the exons GTGCTCTTCGGGACGATCCAGCGGAGGATGACGGGATCGAGGCAAAGCGGAGTCGCATGGAGGACCCCCGCGTGTGCGACGGCTGCTGCGCGGAGTTCTTCGAGCCTTCCGAGTTCCTGGAGCACCAGAGGAGCTGCACCAAGAGCCAGCAGGTGGTCATCATGAAGGAGGGCGACGGAATGGTGCCGTGCGACTTCTCACAAGGCTCCCCTGACGGTTTCCCGGGCGACCACAGCGAAAGTCAGCCTCGCGGCGACCAGCGGCTGCAAGGAGATACGGGTTTAACggagaggatggaggaggaggaagaggaggagggcgagggcgaTGGGGAAGAGCTGCAACCATGCACCGACGAGGCACCAAAACGGGCGGAGGCAGAGATGGGTGAGACCTCTGCCAGCCCTGACAGGATCTACTTGTCAGCCGCCAAAGTGCAAGACACAAACGTGACTCTGGAGTCCATGCCTGCTACCAGAGTGGCGGTGACGCAGCACTCGTCCAGCCGGACAAAGTCTCCACCCTCCTTCTCGGCCTCCTCTttggcctcctcttcctccttgcACGCCAACCTGCATGCTATCCCCATGATCCTGGAGCAGCTGGTcagcctgcagcagcagcagctgcagcagatccAGCTGACGGAACAGATCCGGATCCAGGTGGCCATGATGGCGCCCCAGAGCCTGCACTCTGCCCTGGGGGCCGCCGTAGACCCGCTCAAAGCCCTGGGGGCACACCTGTCCCAGCAGCTCTCGGCTGCTGCCGCCCTCATTGGCAAGAGGACTGGCTCGCAGAGCCTGTCCCTGGAAGCCCTAAAGCAAGCAAGCCACTTGCCTCACTCCAACGCTGGTCTTGTTCCCCTCCCGGGAGGCATGcaggctggccccgccccccccaaatcaGATTTGCCAAAAGGCCTCCCCGACCTTGCCAGCCGGCTCCCCGCTCTGCTTCCCCAGTCCCCGGGAGCAATGGCTTTCCAGAACCCATTTGCTGGCATGGCGGCTGCCCTGGACTCCTCCAAAAAGGGGAAAGTCAAACTCCCCAGTCCAGCTGTGGATCCAAAGGTGGCCTCTGGAGAACACCAGTTCAAGCATAAGTGCAAGTTCTGTGGCAAGACATTTGGGAACGACAGCGCCCTCCAGATTCACCTGCGTTCGCACACCGGCGAGAGGCCCTACAAGTGCAACATTTGCGGGAACCGCTTTACCACCAAGGGAAACCTCAAGGTGCACTTCCAGAGGCACAAGGAGAAGTACCCACACATACGGATGAACCCTCACCCTGTCCCAGAGCACCTGGACAACATCCCCACCAGCAGCGGCATACCGTACGGCATGTCCATGCCTATTGAAGAGTCCAATTTTGTTGATGGCAAGCCACATCTGGGTCTTCCCTCGGCAGGCTTCCACCCTTCTGTGCTGCAGGGCCTCAAGCCCACTTTTGATGGTCCCCTGGGGGGTGATGTGTACTCTCAAAGACCTCCCTCTTCTGGAAGCGACGGGGCCTCAATCTCCTCTGGCATGTTCAACCAGGAGATGGGTGCCGACCATTCCCAGGAGCCCCCAGGAGGTCTGggcactctccaccaccacgTGAATGGCAACGGGCTGCCCGGTGACCATGGTTCAGGCACAGCCAAGCTGCAGCAGATGGTGGACTGCCTGGAGAAGAAGACTGGTGACCCCAACGAGTGCGTCATCTGCCACCGGGTTCTGAGCTGCCAGAGCTCACTAAAGATGCACTACCGCACGCACACGGGCGAGCGACCTTACAAGTGCAAGATCTGCGGCCGAGCCTTCTCCACAAAGGGAAACCTGAAGGCCCACTACGGCGTCCACCGAGCCAACACGCCGCTGAAGATGCAGCACTCCTGTCCCATCTGCCAGAAGAAGTTCACCAACGCTGTGGTGCTGCAGCAGCACATCCGCATGCACATGGGCGGCCAGATCCCCAACACCCCTCTCCCAGAGAGTCCCTTTGAGGGCCAGGAGGCTGcggaccccacccccaccccccctgaaGAGGAGAAGGCCCTGGACATGAGCAGCTTCCATGACGAGAGCTTGGAGGAGCCCGAGAACGAGATGAACCCCAGGGAGAGGCCCCACGGGTTCTCTGAGCCCCTGCCCCCTTTGCCTCCCCCAAACTCGAAGGAAGAGCTGCcgcagcccccccacccaccatccATGTTTTCGGGTATTGCTGCTTTGGAGAACCACATGAAGAACCTTGCGTCTGCCCTAAACCTGCAGCGGCAGGCCAGCTCTGATGGGAGTGATGGGGTCCCTAAAGAGCCGATCTCTGCCCTGCCAGGGGACCAGGAGTACCAGAATGGCAGGAGCCCTGCTGTCTCGGATTCCATCTCCTTCCAGTCCTCATCTCCAGTCGACAGCCAGCTGGGGAGCAGTCGGTCCAAGTCTCCTGATCCCACTGTCCCTGATGACTGCAGCAGGATGGCATTCCGACCCGACTCTGACGGCGGGCCCCATGACCCAGAATCCAATGGTGCTCTGGACCTGACGTCAGCCAGTTTCACCCCCAGGCCTATCAAGGAGGAGCCTGGCCTGTCTTTTTCAAATG GCTCAAGCCACATGCCTTACATGCGTGTCCCTCCAAGTCTAGTTAAGCTGGAGATGCAGACCCCTCCAGAGAGCCCCATGGGGGCCCACAGCCTATTTGGGCACCCCATGtccctgggagggggggtgcagccACCCTCTACCTCGGCTGCCCGCCGTTCTGCCAAACAGCACCTCTGCAACGTGTGCGGGAAGAACTTCTCCTCGGCCAGCGCCCTGCAGATCCACGAGCGCACGCACACTGGAGAGAAGCCCTTCGCCTGTACAATTTGTGGCAGAGCCTTCACTACGAAGGGCAACCTCAAG GTGCATGTTGGGACTCACATGTGGAATAACTCTGCAAGGCGGGGTCAGAGGCTGTCTTTAGACAACCCCATGGCGATGATGGCGCTGGGACCTGAGTCCAAGATCATGCCGGAGATGATGCCATCCCATAAGGACATGGCCCCGCCGCCGATGAACTTCGACCCCACCATGTGGAACCAGTACGCGGCCGCGTTCACAAACGGCCTGAGCATGAAGACCAATGAGATCTCTGTCATTCAGAACGGGGGCATTCCCATGCCCGGAAGCCTGGCTGGTGGTCCCCTTGTTGGCTCGACCGGAGGCTTGGTGAAGATGGACGGGTCCCAGTCTGGCCTTCCCGCCTCGATGGCGGAAATGGAAAAGAATGGTGGGGAGAGTGTGCCAAAATCCcagttcccccattttatggAAGAGAGCAAAATCGCGGTGAATTAA